The following nucleotide sequence is from Candidatus Terasakiella magnetica.
TCTGAGAACATCCAAGCGTAAATTTCTGGCAATCCTGAAAATCCATGTACTGGCTGCTGCCATATCTGCGTTAAACAGATGGGCTTTGCGCCATACCTGTAAAAGAGTTTGTTGTGCTATTTCTTCCGCCATTGTCTCGTCACTTCCAAGCTTAAAGACATAGGACTTTACGCGGGGGGCAAAATGTTCAAACAAGGCTGCAAAAGCCTGTTTGTCTCTCTCTTTAGAAACTTTAACCAACAACGCAGTCAATTCATTTGAATCACGTTGTATAGTTTGTTCTGATTGAACTTTTTGATCCTGCACGGGTCATCCTAAATCGTGTTGTTTTTTCTTTTACGAGACGGGATGACATTTGGATCACCACTTAATTGCATTTATGAATGAAAATAATAATTTCAATTTTTTTCTAATATTCGTGATCCAACTGAAATTCTCCTGCGTAACAATTACATCGCCAATACGGAGAACTCACATGATCACATCACCAACACCTAAAAGATTAAAGATCGCCATCATTGGTACAGGTATATCCGGGATGTCAGCATCTTGGCTGCTTTCGATGAACCATGATGTCACCATTTTTGAAAAAGATGATCGTATTGGCGGTCATACGAATACAGTGAATGTGGATGGTACTGGCGTTGATACTGGTTTCATTGTTTATAATGAGAAAAATTACCCAAACCTGATTGCCATGTTTGATCATTTTGGTGTTGAAACACAAGAAACAGATATGTCGTTTGGTGTATCCGTTGGAAGAGGCGATTTTGAATATGCGGGTAGTGACATCTGGGGTTTAATCGCCCAAAAGAAAAACCTATTTCGTCCACGTTTCTGGGCAATGGTTAAAGATATTCTTCGCTTTTATAAAGAGGCCCCGAGCCTTCTTTCTAT
It contains:
- a CDS encoding sigma-70 family RNA polymerase sigma factor; protein product: MQDQKVQSEQTIQRDSNELTALLVKVSKERDKQAFAALFEHFAPRVKSYVFKLGSDETMAEEIAQQTLLQVWRKAHLFNADMAAASTWIFRIARNLRLDVLRKEKHFDYDDHDLTEIEDKRDNQEKQLDQNQHAHIVRTALQQLPAEQIEIVRLSFYEGLSHGEISKHLDVPLGTVKSRMRLAFKRIKDSVGEVL